A single window of Vibrio gazogenes DNA harbors:
- a CDS encoding sensor histidine kinase → MRIRRSLKIYFLFAVISVGALVVLVFSTLAASFFIQGSDVSIRYAMTQMAREIAHSKVHPNQLQGFAVYQHWEDTPALVREHIPKLQAHQAFGKYIKRDNWFDIPTAAAFVLRYDNAPQGTFYISWVFTDILSHLQQNNADTNYYLRILIYAIIAITLFALIMVVLLHRIAIPVERLIDWAKALSSGNLNRAAPDFYYNELNNLAEIIHSSLQSVQTTLNREKQFLSHASHELRTPISVVRSNSQLMKRLLQKEGTEEKQQQVLDRILRAGMTMTELCETLLWLNRGKFDNLSAERVDLEKLVHQICDELNYLVRDKEIDITIETDPASYQLPLGMVRIVLGNLIRNAFQHTYHGQVEIIQLGQTVKIRNYSGIGETDESLGFGLGLHLTSCIIEHYRWPYHVEELATGRDVYISFTTVEVDNETPQS, encoded by the coding sequence ATGCGAATTCGTCGTAGTCTGAAAATCTATTTTCTATTTGCCGTGATTTCAGTCGGTGCATTGGTGGTACTTGTTTTTTCGACCTTAGCTGCCAGTTTCTTTATTCAGGGGTCTGACGTAAGTATTCGTTATGCGATGACCCAAATGGCACGGGAAATTGCACATTCAAAGGTGCACCCGAATCAACTACAAGGGTTTGCTGTTTATCAACACTGGGAAGATACGCCTGCACTGGTGAGGGAACATATCCCGAAATTGCAGGCTCATCAGGCTTTTGGCAAATATATCAAGCGGGATAACTGGTTTGATATTCCGACCGCAGCGGCTTTTGTGTTGCGTTATGATAATGCACCACAAGGGACTTTCTATATCTCTTGGGTATTTACCGATATTCTCTCTCATCTTCAGCAAAATAATGCGGATACAAATTATTATCTGCGCATTCTGATTTACGCCATTATTGCGATTACCCTTTTTGCATTGATTATGGTGGTTCTATTGCATCGGATTGCCATTCCGGTTGAGCGTCTTATCGACTGGGCGAAAGCATTATCTTCCGGTAATCTCAATCGTGCAGCGCCTGATTTTTACTATAACGAGTTAAATAATCTGGCTGAAATTATCCATTCAAGTTTGCAATCAGTACAAACAACGCTGAATCGAGAGAAACAATTTTTGTCGCATGCCAGCCATGAATTGAGAACACCTATCTCGGTGGTTCGAAGTAATAGTCAGTTGATGAAACGTCTCCTGCAAAAAGAGGGGACGGAAGAAAAGCAGCAGCAAGTGCTGGATCGGATTCTCCGGGCGGGAATGACGATGACAGAACTCTGTGAAACGTTGCTTTGGCTGAATCGTGGCAAGTTTGACAATCTATCGGCAGAGCGTGTGGATCTGGAAAAATTAGTCCATCAGATTTGCGATGAGCTGAATTACCTGGTGCGTGATAAAGAGATTGATATTACCATCGAAACTGACCCAGCCAGTTACCAATTACCTTTGGGTATGGTCAGAATTGTATTGGGAAATTTAATCAGGAATGCTTTTCAGCATACTTATCATGGCCAGGTCGAAATTATTCAGTTAGGTCAGACGGTCAAAATTAGAAACTATAGTGGCATTGGCGAAACGGATGAGAGTCTTGGATTTGGTCTGGGACTGCATTTGACCAGTTGTATTATCGAACATTATCGATGGCCTTATCATGTTGAAGAGCTGGCAACCGGGAGAGATGTCTATATCAGTTTTACGACTGTTGAGGTAGACAATGAGACACCTCAGTCATGA
- a CDS encoding sensor histidine kinase, which translates to MGHASIENDIQTKPVILSDEARLCANPDLTLDTLRRILTSESQDESIDLFVDFMSETFADTDIYLFTLHELDSLRLIRSRPLLTGPVREQCFPIFTHNEFCCIEQLKHSRFWAEHYAPFLPAMSQALGVTIQVHSRYYMMLLTSESEALWQPNSLGTLHHIIEVVKIALTYITSTEMMYNNRDVEQTEKFASLGKLAAGVAHEINNPLGFIMSNLGTLSAYMREFKQFVSMSETQKTAVEEILNDSEAIISETLEGLSRIQNVVSSLNVYNHVSSSNIGVVDLRDVISSSLGLILGELKMQARIDYQAPDRPMYVKGQSNKLQQAFIHLIMNAFQSITHTDGVICIRLEYETGVLIPRKRNLCLSIQDNGKGISEEHLEHIFEPFFTTKQVGSGAGLGLSVAKEIIEEHFGLISIESELGKGTQVEIRLPCVVSMP; encoded by the coding sequence GTGGGACATGCGTCAATAGAAAACGATATTCAAACCAAGCCAGTGATTCTCTCTGATGAGGCTCGATTGTGTGCAAACCCCGATCTTACTCTGGATACCCTGCGGCGGATACTGACTTCTGAAAGTCAGGATGAAAGCATTGATCTATTTGTGGACTTCATGAGCGAGACCTTTGCTGATACGGACATTTACCTATTTACTCTCCATGAGTTAGATTCTTTACGTTTGATACGTTCTCGTCCGTTATTGACTGGCCCGGTTCGAGAGCAATGCTTTCCGATTTTCACTCATAACGAGTTTTGTTGTATCGAACAACTCAAACACTCCCGTTTCTGGGCTGAACACTATGCCCCTTTTCTCCCAGCGATGAGCCAAGCATTGGGTGTAACGATTCAGGTTCATTCTCGTTATTACATGATGTTACTCACTTCTGAGTCTGAAGCGTTGTGGCAGCCAAACAGTCTAGGGACATTGCACCACATTATTGAAGTGGTGAAGATTGCTCTCACCTATATAACATCGACCGAGATGATGTATAACAATCGAGATGTCGAACAGACTGAGAAATTTGCCTCTTTAGGCAAATTAGCAGCAGGCGTCGCACATGAAATCAATAATCCTCTGGGATTTATCATGAGTAATTTAGGCACGCTGAGTGCTTATATGAGAGAGTTTAAACAATTTGTCTCGATGTCTGAGACACAAAAAACTGCCGTAGAAGAGATACTGAATGATAGTGAGGCAATTATCTCTGAGACGCTCGAAGGACTCTCCCGAATTCAGAATGTTGTGTCGAGTTTGAATGTCTATAATCATGTCTCCAGTTCAAACATCGGGGTTGTTGACCTGCGGGATGTGATTAGTTCATCGCTGGGTCTGATCCTTGGTGAACTCAAGATGCAGGCCAGGATTGATTATCAGGCACCAGATCGTCCCATGTATGTCAAAGGGCAATCCAACAAACTGCAACAGGCGTTTATCCACTTGATTATGAATGCTTTCCAATCGATTACACATACAGATGGTGTCATTTGTATTCGTTTGGAATATGAGACGGGTGTACTCATACCGAGAAAGCGGAATCTGTGTCTATCGATTCAAGACAATGGTAAAGGCATTTCCGAGGAACACTTGGAACATATTTTTGAACCGTTTTTTACCACCAAGCAAGTGGGGAGTGGTGCCGGATTGGGGCTCTCTGTTGCCAAAGAAATTATTGAAGAGCACTTTGGTCTGATTTCAATTGAGTCTGAGTTAGGCAAAGGGACTCAGGTCGAGATTCGGTTACCTTGTGTTGTCAGTATGCCTTAG
- a CDS encoding ATP-binding protein has product MAKSRLLLSDLLDQLNFALCIIRNDYLIVKANEYFQSRVIYAGGAIQGQNILTLFPHSADYLKRKIDTALVIESSSFSSWEQKPHVLPFKSSRPVSGEEEQMFQNLEVIPIHNEDGSIEHVCLCIYDVTIQASQQAQLRKISQQLEIEHQEQKMLIKKLEETQGQLIQSEKMASIGQLSAGIAHEINNPVGFITSNIQTLHDYFQRLAQVIEKMKEMIDEGGDKALAEHCQAVLQQQQVSFILEDTSDLIQESLEGSSRVMSIVKNLKDFSHIDGSEWGYASLVNGIESTLKIIHNEIKYNIAIEKDYQADIPDVYCQPMQINQVLLNILVNASQAIEGEGTIYISVHQVNERYVEIRIRDTGSGIPPDIQDRIFDPFFTTKAVGSGTGLGLSVSYGIIKAHKGTIAVQSEIGAGSEFIIQLPIDEVTATDEAVEQATR; this is encoded by the coding sequence ATGGCTAAAAGTAGGTTATTACTGTCAGATTTATTAGACCAGCTTAATTTTGCGTTGTGTATCATTCGCAATGATTACTTGATTGTTAAAGCAAATGAGTATTTTCAGTCACGAGTGATTTATGCAGGAGGTGCGATCCAAGGGCAGAATATTCTGACGCTTTTTCCTCACTCCGCTGATTATCTGAAGCGAAAGATTGATACTGCATTAGTGATTGAGTCATCGAGTTTTTCGTCATGGGAACAAAAACCCCATGTTTTACCCTTCAAAAGTTCTCGACCCGTATCCGGTGAAGAAGAGCAAATGTTCCAAAATCTGGAAGTCATTCCGATCCACAATGAAGATGGCTCTATTGAGCATGTCTGTCTTTGTATTTACGACGTGACCATTCAAGCCAGCCAACAAGCGCAGTTGCGGAAGATTTCTCAACAATTGGAGATCGAACATCAAGAACAAAAAATGTTGATTAAGAAACTGGAAGAGACGCAAGGGCAGTTGATCCAATCTGAAAAAATGGCATCGATTGGTCAGTTATCTGCGGGCATCGCTCATGAAATCAATAATCCGGTTGGCTTTATCACGTCAAATATTCAGACTTTGCATGATTACTTTCAGCGTTTGGCTCAAGTCATTGAGAAGATGAAAGAGATGATTGATGAAGGCGGTGATAAGGCATTGGCAGAGCATTGCCAAGCCGTATTACAGCAGCAGCAAGTGAGTTTTATTTTGGAAGACACATCAGATTTAATTCAGGAGTCACTGGAAGGTTCATCCCGAGTGATGTCTATTGTGAAGAACCTGAAAGATTTTTCACACATTGATGGTTCGGAGTGGGGGTATGCCAGTCTTGTGAATGGCATTGAATCGACACTGAAAATCATTCATAACGAGATTAAGTACAATATTGCGATTGAAAAAGATTATCAGGCAGATATTCCGGATGTTTATTGTCAACCGATGCAAATCAATCAGGTATTGCTGAATATTTTAGTGAATGCCAGTCAGGCGATTGAAGGAGAAGGGACGATTTATATTTCCGTCCATCAAGTCAATGAACGTTATGTTGAAATTCGGATTCGTGATACGGGGAGCGGTATTCCTCCTGATATTCAGGACCGCATTTTTGATCCTTTCTTTACCACGAAAGCGGTTGGATCCGGAACGGGATTAGGGTTATCTGTTTCTTACGGGATTATTAAAGCGCATAAGGGGACGATTGCCGTTCAGAGTGAAATCGGAGCTGGCAGTGAGTTTATTATTCAGCTCCCTATCGATGAAGTGACGGCAACCGATGAAGCTGTTGAGCAAGCAACACGTTGA
- the thiD gene encoding bifunctional hydroxymethylpyrimidine kinase/phosphomethylpyrimidine kinase: MTPSSPSSIPVVLTIAGSDSSGGAGVQADIKTIAATGCYACSVMTASTAQNTQGVFDVLPLPVSHVMQQLDAVFSDLNIVAVKIGMLANAEIVEAVANKLQAVRPRHLVIDPVLLSTSGRMLLSQDALQPLQDRLLPMADLVTPNLPEAAVLLGYPTGDTEDESIQRPTEMIADLQRLGLPAILLKGGHADDPHYSQDWLITASTTTMFSAPRIDESNTHGTGCTLSSAIAAYLARGHSLSSAVEAAKTYISGAIRHASQLDVGRGKGPLHHFYQQTVEQQTIGQSSLISPSIKLTDVSDITQYKP, from the coding sequence ATGACTCCGTCTTCCCCATCATCGATTCCGGTTGTGCTGACCATTGCAGGTAGTGATAGCAGCGGTGGCGCTGGGGTTCAAGCCGATATTAAAACTATCGCCGCAACAGGTTGTTACGCCTGCTCAGTAATGACCGCCTCCACAGCCCAAAATACCCAAGGCGTATTTGATGTACTACCGCTTCCCGTCAGTCATGTGATGCAGCAACTTGATGCGGTGTTTTCAGACTTAAATATTGTAGCCGTCAAGATTGGGATGCTTGCCAATGCAGAGATTGTCGAAGCGGTTGCCAATAAACTTCAGGCCGTTCGTCCCCGCCATCTGGTGATTGACCCAGTGCTGTTATCAACCAGTGGACGAATGTTACTGAGTCAAGATGCCTTACAACCATTACAAGACAGGCTGCTGCCAATGGCAGATTTAGTCACACCAAATCTGCCGGAAGCAGCAGTACTACTAGGTTATCCGACCGGAGATACAGAAGATGAGTCCATTCAGCGCCCAACAGAGATGATCGCAGATTTACAGCGCCTCGGTTTACCGGCCATTTTACTCAAAGGGGGTCATGCCGATGACCCGCATTACAGCCAAGACTGGCTTATCACAGCATCAACGACAACGATGTTCAGTGCCCCCCGAATTGATGAATCAAATACGCATGGTACAGGCTGTACACTCTCTTCAGCCATTGCCGCTTATTTAGCTCGTGGTCATTCACTCTCTTCAGCCGTCGAAGCAGCGAAAACCTATATTTCCGGTGCGATTCGTCATGCAAGTCAATTGGATGTAGGCCGGGGGAAAGGCCCGTTACATCATTTCTATCAACAGACTGTTGAGCAACAAACCATCGGTCAATCATCGCTTATCAGCCCGTCCATCAAACTCACAGACGTATCCGACATTACCCAATATAAACCGTAA
- a CDS encoding FecCD family ABC transporter permease, producing MQADLMLEAVAKQRANEKKRWTVIGTILAVLVVSFILDVATGPSMLDVSRVGNALLQWLGFPVSVDPMTQVIVTNLRLPIALMAVIVGGSLGIGGAEMQTLLNNSMASPYTLGMAAAAGFGAALMLYMDSLGLESYVAVPLGAFFCCMLSACFLFALATMRHITSGQLILAGIALLFLFQSLLSLVQFVSSPELSQQILFWLFGSLSKATWTNLIITAVVTIICLFMLLKDSWKLTALRLGEERAKSLGVHVASLRLKTLFIVAVMTATATSFVGIIGFVGIVAPNIARMLVGEDQRFFLPLSFLIGAFLLSSASVLSKVIVPGALFPIGIVTAIIGVPFFFWLIIGKRR from the coding sequence ATGCAAGCCGATTTAATGCTTGAAGCAGTTGCGAAACAGAGAGCCAACGAAAAAAAACGTTGGACAGTCATTGGTACGATTTTGGCGGTTCTCGTTGTTTCGTTTATTCTCGATGTCGCCACGGGACCGTCGATGCTTGACGTCTCTCGGGTTGGCAACGCCTTGTTACAGTGGTTGGGTTTTCCTGTCTCAGTGGATCCGATGACGCAAGTTATCGTAACCAACCTCAGGCTACCTATTGCTCTCATGGCCGTGATTGTGGGGGGCTCGCTTGGCATTGGCGGTGCAGAAATGCAAACCTTGCTGAATAATTCCATGGCGAGTCCTTATACATTGGGAATGGCTGCTGCGGCAGGGTTTGGTGCAGCGTTGATGCTGTATATGGACTCTCTGGGGCTTGAATCATACGTTGCCGTACCGTTGGGTGCTTTTTTCTGCTGTATGCTCTCCGCCTGTTTTCTGTTTGCCTTGGCAACGATGCGTCATATTACCTCCGGGCAGTTGATTCTGGCCGGGATTGCCTTACTGTTCCTGTTCCAATCACTGTTGTCACTGGTTCAGTTTGTTTCTTCTCCGGAATTAAGCCAGCAAATCCTATTTTGGCTATTTGGTAGCCTGTCGAAAGCGACTTGGACAAATCTGATCATTACTGCGGTTGTGACAATTATCTGTTTATTCATGTTATTGAAAGACTCTTGGAAACTAACCGCGCTGCGACTCGGAGAAGAGCGGGCTAAAAGTCTCGGTGTTCATGTTGCGAGTCTACGTTTGAAAACGCTGTTTATTGTTGCGGTCATGACCGCTACGGCAACCAGTTTTGTTGGCATTATCGGTTTTGTCGGGATTGTCGCACCGAATATTGCACGGATGCTGGTTGGGGAAGACCAACGATTTTTCCTGCCATTATCTTTTCTGATCGGTGCTTTTTTGCTGTCCAGTGCATCCGTTCTTTCTAAAGTGATTGTTCCCGGCGCACTATTTCCGATTGGGATTGTTACCGCAATTATCGGCGTTCCGTTTTTCTTCTGGCTCATTATTGGTAAAAGGCGTTAG
- a CDS encoding response regulator: protein MAINVTIADDSKMSRKSVMRALPERWDVSIHEASNGKEAINNYNQGLADVMFLDLTMPEMDGFQVLEHLHQIDAKTVVIVISADIQPYSQDKVKQLGAASFIQKPLDPTLLEHVLHEVGLL, encoded by the coding sequence ATGGCAATCAATGTAACGATAGCAGATGATTCAAAAATGTCGCGTAAGTCAGTGATGAGAGCATTACCTGAGCGGTGGGATGTGAGTATTCATGAAGCCTCGAACGGGAAAGAGGCGATCAACAATTATAATCAGGGGCTGGCAGATGTCATGTTTCTCGATTTAACCATGCCTGAAATGGATGGCTTTCAGGTGTTGGAACACCTGCATCAAATTGATGCTAAAACGGTCGTGATTGTGATTAGCGCAGATATTCAACCTTATTCTCAGGATAAAGTAAAACAATTAGGGGCTGCATCATTTATTCAGAAACCGTTAGACCCGACACTATTGGAACATGTATTACATGAGGTGGGATTGTTATGA
- a CDS encoding response regulator: protein MESHVTESDRLTLLLLDDENDILKALNRVLRLDYDVVSFNDGREALAHLQENEVSIIISDMRMPEMDGAEFLSQAKEIAPDAIRILLTGYSDIQSTVRAVNAGGIHTYISKPWDNENLKLIIAKSAEFFRLTKEKERLSEELEERNQQLETMNQALETSNQKLSDFNHQLELQVQERTQALSASNTRLEMLLKSRNKTFRDILGMVTAIIQHRTGFPADHAERIANQAKSVAQRLKLPEADIGHIYLCGLMHQIGLIGARDSEIEMTKVDPESQVPISPNANAVVGATIVERIKRFEPLVEMIRHQDELYNGLGRPDHLRGPEIPIGARIIKVVKDYDFYVASPYNPKRMTTKSAQGYLKQQAGELYDPQVVEVYLEMLKQPSRVEEGVELCIGLSEIKPGMVIKRDLYLPNGNLMLTAGNAISAALLSRLKSIEKQTNMPITVYIG from the coding sequence ATGGAAAGTCATGTTACAGAGTCGGATCGACTGACACTGCTCTTATTAGATGATGAAAATGATATTCTGAAAGCGCTTAATCGGGTGCTTCGTCTCGATTATGATGTCGTGAGTTTTAATGATGGTCGCGAAGCATTAGCGCATTTGCAAGAGAATGAAGTCTCAATCATTATTTCCGATATGCGGATGCCAGAGATGGATGGTGCGGAGTTTTTATCTCAGGCGAAAGAAATTGCACCGGATGCGATCCGGATTCTTCTGACGGGGTACAGTGATATACAGTCTACTGTGAGAGCGGTGAATGCCGGTGGCATTCATACCTACATCAGTAAACCTTGGGACAATGAAAATTTAAAACTGATCATTGCCAAATCCGCTGAGTTTTTTCGTTTAACCAAAGAAAAAGAACGCTTGTCGGAAGAACTCGAAGAACGTAATCAACAGCTTGAAACGATGAATCAGGCACTTGAAACCTCCAACCAAAAATTATCCGATTTTAATCATCAACTTGAATTACAAGTCCAGGAAAGAACTCAGGCATTAAGCGCGTCCAATACTCGGCTAGAAATGTTGCTGAAGAGTCGTAATAAAACGTTCAGAGATATTTTGGGCATGGTCACCGCGATTATTCAGCATCGAACAGGATTCCCCGCAGATCACGCGGAGCGAATTGCCAATCAGGCCAAGTCTGTCGCGCAACGTCTGAAATTACCAGAGGCTGATATCGGCCATATCTATTTATGTGGTCTCATGCACCAGATTGGCTTGATCGGTGCGCGGGACTCTGAAATTGAAATGACTAAAGTCGATCCGGAAAGTCAGGTGCCGATTTCACCGAATGCAAATGCGGTTGTCGGGGCAACAATTGTCGAACGGATTAAACGTTTTGAGCCATTGGTTGAAATGATTCGTCATCAGGATGAACTCTATAATGGGTTAGGACGGCCTGATCATCTGCGAGGACCGGAAATCCCCATTGGTGCCAGAATCATTAAAGTGGTGAAAGACTACGATTTCTATGTCGCTTCACCTTATAACCCGAAGAGAATGACCACCAAAAGTGCGCAAGGATATCTGAAGCAACAGGCCGGTGAATTGTATGATCCTCAGGTGGTTGAGGTGTATCTTGAGATGCTGAAACAACCTAGCCGAGTTGAAGAAGGAGTTGAACTCTGCATTGGGTTGAGTGAAATCAAACCGGGGATGGTGATCAAGCGCGATCTCTATCTTCCCAATGGCAATCTGATGCTCACCGCCGGAAACGCCATCAGCGCGGCATTATTGTCTCGGCTGAAGTCAATCGAGAAACAGACCAATATGCCGATTACGGTTTATATTGGGTAA
- a CDS encoding ABC transporter ATP-binding protein → MLHVTDLNLNIDGLTLADQMAFSLQPGKVSVIIGPNGTGKSTLLKTLFGDLRPQSGEIVFGDQVLQHNKISDWRQQFGYMPQDIRLDVSLTVIEVVLLGQLDALSLRVDDQMLEDALTALKQIGLLHLANRDVRTLSGGQCQMILFAQALMRRPEILMLDEPVSALDLHFQHVLLDHLVERTESQGWVSLMVLHDLNLAAQYADHLLVLKQGKVVAQGSPQAVLTPALIRDVYGVEAEVTHDQQGIPFVRTLRSGRINRAAA, encoded by the coding sequence ATGCTTCATGTGACTGACTTAAATTTAAATATTGATGGGTTAACCTTGGCTGATCAAATGGCTTTTAGCCTTCAGCCCGGTAAAGTGAGCGTCATTATCGGCCCGAATGGTACGGGGAAGAGCACATTGCTGAAAACGCTATTTGGCGATCTTCGTCCCCAATCCGGAGAGATTGTTTTTGGCGACCAAGTTCTTCAGCACAATAAAATTTCAGACTGGCGTCAGCAGTTTGGTTATATGCCTCAGGATATTCGCCTCGATGTTAGCCTGACGGTGATTGAAGTTGTCTTACTAGGGCAATTGGATGCATTGAGTCTGCGGGTCGATGATCAAATGTTGGAAGACGCGCTGACGGCATTAAAACAGATTGGATTATTACATCTGGCGAATCGGGATGTCCGGACCTTGAGTGGCGGGCAGTGCCAGATGATTTTATTTGCACAAGCATTGATGCGTCGTCCTGAGATTCTAATGCTGGATGAACCCGTAAGTGCTCTGGACCTTCATTTCCAACATGTCTTGTTGGACCATCTGGTCGAACGGACGGAAAGTCAGGGCTGGGTGAGTCTGATGGTACTACATGATTTGAATCTTGCCGCACAGTATGCCGATCATTTATTAGTGCTGAAACAAGGCAAGGTTGTTGCGCAAGGAAGTCCACAAGCGGTCCTCACCCCAGCGTTAATTCGTGATGTGTATGGGGTAGAGGCTGAAGTGACTCATGATCAGCAGGGCATTCCTTTTGTCCGCACATTGCGTTCAGGGCGTATCAATCGCGCAGCAGCATAA
- a CDS encoding chemotaxis protein CheC, with protein sequence MNTVLSADHQDALQEFMNISMGRAANKLATLLDLHVTISVPNIRLATDEDLARLKQSESDYYYTRQSFFGGMDGELITLISRLGCQQVVADLNRVKGHTSDAINVDESILDISNILSGASLKGLCEQIEVKTKIQPPVLFEPSRQPLPVSEWKLSLIMEISFLIEKDSFAARTIICFADRELDRMLERLDELL encoded by the coding sequence ATGAATACGGTTTTATCTGCAGATCACCAAGACGCACTTCAAGAGTTCATGAATATATCGATGGGGAGAGCCGCGAATAAACTAGCGACTTTACTGGATCTCCATGTCACAATTTCTGTGCCGAATATTCGTTTAGCGACTGATGAAGATTTAGCCCGCCTGAAACAATCAGAGTCTGATTACTATTACACGCGACAATCCTTTTTCGGTGGTATGGATGGTGAGCTGATCACCTTAATCAGCCGTCTCGGATGCCAACAGGTTGTGGCGGACTTGAATCGTGTCAAAGGGCATACATCCGATGCAATCAATGTAGACGAAAGTATTCTGGATATTTCAAATATTCTGTCTGGGGCAAGTCTCAAGGGATTGTGTGAACAGATCGAAGTCAAAACTAAAATTCAACCCCCAGTCTTATTTGAACCTTCGAGACAGCCTTTACCTGTCTCTGAATGGAAACTTTCTCTGATTATGGAAATCTCGTTTCTGATTGAGAAAGATTCGTTTGCCGCGCGAACAATTATCTGTTTTGCGGATAGGGAGTTAGACCGAATGCTTGAGCGCCTAGATGAATTGTTATAG
- a CDS encoding response regulator transcription factor — MLKVLLVEDDLDLATAIIDYMALEDIEADYAADGQIGYNLITSHTYDVIVLDLNLPKIEGLIVCERVRSQGIQVPILMLTAKDTLDDKLRGFSKGADDYLVKPFEMEELIARVKVLSKRKSGQVSKLVVEDLELDLAVKEVRRSGELLKLSPIATKILEILMRESPSTVSREKLIQTVWGSEQPDSNSLKVHIFNLRKQVNKAGFKPLIHTVPSFGFAIKPVED; from the coding sequence ATGCTGAAAGTATTACTTGTCGAAGATGATTTAGATTTGGCAACAGCTATCATCGATTACATGGCGCTTGAAGATATTGAAGCGGATTATGCAGCCGATGGGCAGATTGGCTACAATCTCATCACCAGCCATACATATGATGTGATAGTGCTGGATTTAAACCTACCTAAAATAGAGGGTTTGATTGTTTGTGAGCGAGTACGTTCTCAAGGCATTCAAGTCCCGATTCTGATGTTGACCGCGAAGGATACGCTTGACGATAAACTACGAGGTTTTTCAAAGGGTGCAGATGACTATCTGGTGAAGCCGTTTGAAATGGAGGAGTTGATTGCTCGGGTGAAAGTTTTATCGAAAAGAAAGAGCGGTCAGGTTTCCAAATTGGTTGTCGAAGATCTTGAGTTAGATTTGGCTGTCAAAGAAGTTCGCCGGTCCGGTGAATTGCTGAAGCTTTCTCCGATAGCAACCAAAATTCTGGAAATTCTGATGCGTGAATCACCCTCGACGGTTTCCCGGGAAAAACTCATCCAGACGGTTTGGGGCAGTGAACAACCCGATAGCAATAGCTTGAAAGTTCATATATTCAACCTCCGCAAACAGGTCAATAAAGCGGGTTTCAAACCGCTGATCCACACGGTTCCCAGTTTTGGATTTGCTATCAAACCGGTGGAAGATTGA